A genomic segment from Nematostella vectensis chromosome 6, jaNemVect1.1, whole genome shotgun sequence encodes:
- the LOC5514676 gene encoding uncharacterized protein LOC5514676 isoform X2, which translates to MFPKNPNTDKGEDLEKVKVKSLDEIIRERKQKVLEAQRSDTASETCKENGESDSACTSVTRSGCQVRLFPLTIPIKALPSRPKQMARRGRGKTIVSSHRPRVNSGSSDSAMETENSKPSIDNTVLDGSIKRELKREENISFEVDEEALLMSESEDGGDNIESSSLSGTSEVDFSDVPLGGSHKEDILDEVLSLHPDDDSMFDDMEDDAEKSGTKRLSGRHSTSKRHSREPSDARELIQARQSKPSEPLKIKSEVDKSKEEEVKEESRNRTERGSKVKREPEWLRDQRSPGEKRFKIPKKPRNARVGFKGARGRGSYHKSQERSMSNDLPDFFQKEGYNTNVKLENLQKSATKLLSYLQEQITNNPIVKEGLSPLLFPSHPTAGLHGNPGILGPAPTSMLAIPGSTMGQRDSHEVPRVTRSGVHNSRVYHERNGPYCDPAHVRPVDLMERSSKPLPPHSLDRLRLERSLGIDHSKNLKQHGNSDVSFSGHSSPREGNSSGHSSPRDGMEVDKPATLKRQSSRQRETCSKVKKLEAKSKTPDCPEGYCWSQFQVGLCSFKFCRLKHFPTTEELQKYKETGVLETESADLPSCDEAVAPPQNAEEQQSGMFDPNIIQAAYNALAKKAAEELENKNLSNVWTILETMSQVDSSPHHVFLKLLQQTLVSCAELPSDPEEVAKVAGQVFELIGTVQSKHTRHDYTTFIHVLCCTGKITRAYEVLKVMKENGIVPTHDVFIDLIRASLEEPDLAFELLKEVKELKLFRTSICSELILLSCRGNTHMQRAWQLFQEMVDKQVPLSIDAASKLILTFISLKQTEKVFAVVKKCSTLPLMLPSETLSAMIWSCGTKEDYIELATAMVCKHAETCDPGLDAETWNCLLYGCCNPHYKIVDHARRLYLFMNTFSIPLLPKVFNVLLCFLGKANLIKEALEVFHVIRENPEVDSNPRAYFEGVAAIFSALQKEEDLDGICNVAEFMVEKGFQVNAITLMKIATKYEMEKLYERMFSFFKKFFKGNLNPPYAVLRKMLSCLEEWSENTSASLEVYKTMRQLYPRPPEDESSTDNCNRPPFDDQRYIHQPTIPCRFFAKGNCLKGDRCLYLHAQEASHPMPPIFTETVTCSSYEVTNSLNTHPALVRADSSGEPSNAPKHSPLSSRHQPPPSVDMSQPPPPAFAAPPQHLPHLGGAVTHTTTSHLFGPSPFVPSFTAHLPRPVVSAEAFTPAFGVGATSLPQPIASKQLEPPPQPPKAGPFVLMKNNQSGFGFSRIGDRLGPLNNPASSSESSPTSPFTLIPQQSSLFATSSLGTDIGPRPESLQPWATRHSVDVARSTGPALASRGTHSAPVFPTNSDQGRFKFPTSTNVQFYKARIEKVAEEAEWEDLADIYSEMKAKKVPIEREMLFLFYRAFLMTGAKDVGDAFPVFVSVLDQVVNEDNESDASAGEVFDTNEQTLIGQLGVALMQECFGLQEFQDGYNILHTLHQYSINYSQYSANFIPNLPPLSPSSVAMLAVEICLSIQGPQYDSALEVLRGCNYALPAIGTTLTIREANIRQSLFEKLAAYYLHRERTDEVEELLSNIGDKNLFGLIHLKKINNNLIRCYLKLGELEKALTISKQMETDNLMRDGDVLRALITKLAGADRITAAMELFAVGCSQGLYPPFPEGAALWKATIWSDFHKFEAQIYLERHMQLLSSYVKKQRQESEMPYSDKHFQALRITIIDVHQQKGMKQENVIEVLSSEFNPPLSCGISDKPGEVIVNPRSLRRWFLANPLSSRNIETSLFSNAAETPTHRDVVASNREQGMVIHVGVSNEPQAVSKAPEVLQAEVEEVKKKVRNTISGLLTRYLRDKRISSREHLRTYGRELADEYMRSNTIEEIQRNKRETRERIQNFVARHFDTPDVSG; encoded by the exons ATGTTCCCCAAAAACCCCAATACCGACAAAG GGGAAGATTTGGAAAAGGTGAAAGTAAAGTCCTTAGATGAAATCATACGCGAAAGAAAACAGAAGGTCTTAGAAGCACAGCGATCCGACACAGCGTCCGAAACATGCAAAGAAAATGGAG AAAGTGACTCTGCATGTACAAGTGTAACAAGGTCAGGCTGTCAAGTAAGACTTTTTCCACTCACCATACCCATCAAAGCCTTACCATCTCGTCCAAAACAGATGGCACGAAGAGGGAGAGGCAAGACAATTGTTAGCTCACATAG GCCGAGAGTAAACTCTGGAAGCTCTGACAGTGCTATGGAAACAGAAAATAGCAAACCATCCATTGACAACACTGTGTTAGATGGGTCTATAAAGAGAGAGTTGAAGAGAGAGGAAAATATCTCCTTTGAAGTTGATGAGGAGGCGCTACTCATGAGTGAATCTGAAGATGGTGGGGACAATATTGAAAGTTCTTCATTGTCTGGGACATCTGAGGTTGATTTTAGTGATGTGCCGCTGGGTGGTTCCCACAAAGAGGATATCCTGGATGAAGTTCTGTCTCTCCACCCTGATGATGATTCTATGTTTGATGATATGGAAGATGATGCTGAAAAGTCTGGCACCAAGCGTTTGAG tggGAGGCATTCAACTAGTAAAAGACACTCAAGGGAACCTTCAGATGCTAGGGAGTTAATTCAAGCGAGGCAGTCTAAACCCTCTGAACCACTCAAGATTAAATCTGAGGTGGACAAATCAAAAGAAGAGGAAGTTAAAGAGGAATCAAGAAACAGGACTGAGAGGGGCTCCAAAGTAAAAAGAGAGCCAGAATGGCTGAGAGATCAGCGGTCACCTGGTGAGAAGCGCTTCAAAATCCCAAAGAAACCACGAAATGCAAGAGTTGGCTTCAAGGGTGCCAGAGGGCGAGGGAGCTACCACAAAAGCCAAGAAAGAAGCATGTCAAATGACTTGCCAGACTTTTTCCAAAAGGAGGGATATAACACAAATGTAAAGTTAGAAAATCTCCAAAAATCAGCTACCAAGTTGTTGTCCTATCTACAAGAGCAGATAACAAACAATCCCATTGTTAAAGAAGGACTAAGTCCATTGCTGTTCCCCTCACACCCAACTGCAGGACTGCATGGTAACCCAGGTATTCTTGGTCCAGCACCAACCAGTATGTTGGCTATTCCAGGCAGTACCATGGGCCAGAGGGATTCTCATGAGGTACCTAGGGTTACACGATCAGGAGTTCATAACTCAAGAGTCTACCATGAGAGGAATGGACCATACTGTGACCCAGCTCATGTTAGACCTGTTGATCTCATGGAAAGAAGTAGCAAACCCTTGCCCCCTCATTCACTTGACAGGCTCAGACTTGAGCGGTCTTTAGGCATAGATCATTCAAAGAACCTTAAGCAGCATGGGAACTCTGATGTAAGCTTTTCAGGTCACTCTAGCCCTCGGGAGGGCAATTCATCCGGACATTCAAGCCCTCGGGATGGAATGGAGGTAGACAAGCCTGCAACCCTGAAGAGACAGAGTTCAAGGCAGAGAGAAACATgcagtaaagttaagaaattAGAGGCTAAATCTAAAACCCCAGATTGTCCTGAAGGCTACTGTTGGAGTCAGTTCCAAGTGGGATTGTGCTCATTTAAGTTTTGTAGACTAAAACACTTCCCTACAACTGAAGAACTGCAGAAG TATAAGGAGACTGGAGTTCTTGAAACAGAAAG TGCTGATCTCCCAAGTTGTGACGAGGCAGTGGCCCCTCCACAGAATGCTGAAGAACAGCAGTCAG GAATGTTTGACCCCAACATAATACAGGCTGCTTACAATGCCCTGGCAAAAAAGGCAGCAGAAGAGCTAGAAAACAAGAACTTGT CTAATGTCTGGACAATACTGGAGACCATGAGTCAGGTGGACTCGTCCCCACATCACGTGTTTCTAAAGCTTCTGCAGCAAACACTTGTTTCCTGTGCTGAGCTGCCTAGTGACCCTGAAGAAGTTGCTAAA GTCGCAGGCCAGGTCTTCGAGCTGATCGGAACTGTCCAGAGCAAGCACACTCGCCATGACTACACAACTTTTATCCATGTACTTTGTTGCACTGGAAAGATAACCAG GGCTTATGAGGTTCTAAAAGTGATGAAGGAAAATGGTATTGTTCCTACTCATGATGTCTTCATTGACCTGATTAGAGCTTCTCTGGAAGAACCTGACTT AGCTTTTGAACTGCTCAAAGAAGTGAAGGAACTAAAACTGTTTAGAACAAG TATTTGCAGTGAATTAATCCTGTTGAGTTGCCGTGGGAACACCCATATGCAAAGGGCATGGCAGCTGTTTCAAGAAATGGTTGACAAGCAGGTTCCCCTCAGCATAGATGCTGCTTCCAAGCTCATCTT gacATTCATCTCACTCAAACAGACTGAGAAAGTCTTTGCTGTTGTCAAAAAGTGCTCAACCCTTCCATTAATGTTGCCATCAGAGACCCTAAGTGCAATGATATGGAGCTGTGGCACGAAGGAGGATTACATAGAACTAGCAACTGCAATGGTATGCAAACATGCAGAGACCTGCGATCCAGGTTTAGATGCTGAG ACTTGGAACTGTTTGTTGTATGGTTGCTGTAATCCACATTACAAGATTGTGGATCATGCCCGGAGGCTGTATTTATTCATGAACACATTCTCCATCCCACTTCTGCCAAAG GTATTTAATGTTCTTCTATGTTTCCTGGGAAAAGCAAACCTAATCAAAGAAGCTCTTGAGGTGTTCCATGTCATCAGAGAAAACCCTGAAGTGGACTCCAACCCTAGAGCATATTTTGAAGGTGTGGCTGCAATATTCTCTGCTCTTCAGAAAGAAGAAGATCTCGATGGCATTTGCAATGTTGCTGAGTTTATGGTTGAAAAAGGGTTTCAG GTCAATGCGATTACACTGATGAAAATAGCCACCAAATATGAGATGGAAAAGCTTTACGAGAGGATGTTTTCATTCTTTAAAAAG TTTTTTAAGGGGAATCTTAATCCTCCCTATGCTGTACTGCGCAAAATGCTGAGCTGCCTTGAAGAATGGAGTGAAAACACATCAGCTTCTTTAGAAGTGTACAAGACGATGCGCCAACTCTACCCAAGGCCACCAGAAGATGAATCTTCTACTGACAACTGCAATAGACCACCTTTCGATGACCAGAG GTACATTCATCAGCCAACTATACCTTGTCGATTCTTTGCCAAGGGAAACTGCTTGAAAGGGGACAGATGTCTCTATCTTCATGCTCAGGAAGCCAGCCATCCCATGCCACCAATTTTCACTGAGACAG TGACATGTTCCTCATATGAGGTAACAAACTCACTCAACACTCACCCTGCACTGGTGAGAGCAGACAGCTCCGGAGAACCTTCAAACGCTCCTAAACACTCTCCACTTAGCAGCAGGCATCAGCCCCCACCAAGTGTTGATATGTCTCAACCACCACCGCCAGCTTTTGCTGCACCACCCCAGCACCTACCTCACCTAGGAGGGGCAGTGACTCATACCACAACATCACATCTGTTTGGGCCCTCGCCATTTGTACCATCATTTACTGCTCATTTACCCAGGCCTGTAGTTTCTGCTGAAGCATTCACACCTGCATTTGGTGTTGGTGCTACAAGTCTGCCTCAACCCATTGCATCAAAACAGCTAGAACCACCCCCACAGCCACCCAAAGCTGGTCCATTTGTCCTCATGAAAAATAATCAATCCGGATTTGGGTTCTCGAGAATTGGGGATCGACTGGGACCACTTAACAATCCAGCAAGCTCTTCAGAAAGCAGTCCCACATCACCATTCACACTTATACCACAACAGTCAAGCCTATTTGCTACATCATCTCTTGGAACAGATATTGGGCCACGCCCAGAAAGCCTACAACCATGGGCGACCAGACACAGTGTTGATGTAGCAAGATCTACAGGTCCTGCATTAGCTAGCAGAGGAACTCACTCAGCCCCAGTATTCCCCACCAACTCTGATCAGGGAAGGTTCAAGTTCCCCACCTCTACAAATGTGCAGTTCTACAAGGCTAGAATAGAG aaagtGGCAGAGGAAGCAGAATGGGAGGACCTGGCAGATATCTATTCAGAGATGAAAGCCAAGAAAGTCCCCATTGAGAGAGAAATGTTATTTCTCTTCTATAGAGCTTTCCTCATGACAGGTGCCAAGGATGTTGGTGATGCCTTCCCAGTATTTGTCAGTGTTCTTGACCAGGTTGTAAATGAGGACAATGAAAGTGATGCAAGCGCTGGGGAGGTTTTTGACACAAATGAGCAGACTTTGATAGGACAGCTCGGTGTTGCTCTGATGCAAGAATGCTTCGGTCTGCAAGAATTTCAGGACGGCTACAATATCCTCCACACTCTTCATCAATACTCGATCAACTATTCACAATACTCAG CAAATTTTATTCCTAATTTACCTCCGCTATCGCCTTCATCTGTGGCAATGCTTGCTGTTGAGATATGCTTAAGTATTCAAGGACCCCAGTATGACAGTGCTCTTGAAGTGTTACGAGGCTGCAATTATGCTCTTCCAGCAATTGGAACCACTTTGACAATCAGAGAAGCAAATATTAGGCAATCACTGTTTGAGAAACTTGCTGCTTACTACCTTCACCGTGAAAGAACTGATGAGGTTGAAGAACTGCTTAGCAATATTGGTGACAAAAATTTGTTTGGACTCATCCATCTTAAAAAGATTAACAATAACCTTATTCGTTGCTACTTGAAACTTGGAGAATTAGAAAAAGCTCTTACTATTTCCAAGCAAATGGAGACAGATAACCTTATGCGTGATGGAGATGTTCTAAGGGCATTGATTACAAAGCTAGCTGGGGCTGATCGCATTACAGCAGCCATGGAACTGTTTGCTGTTGGATGCTCTCAAGGGCTATACCCTCCTTTCCCAGAGGGCGCAGCCCTGTGGAAAGCAACCATTTGGTCAGATTTCCACAAATTTGAGGCTCAGATTTACTTAGAACGTCACATGCAACTGCTTAGTTCATATGTGAAGAAGCAGCGGCAGGAATCTGAAATGCCTTATAGTGACAAGCACTTTCAAGCACTGCGGATTACCATAATAGATGTACACCAACAGAAGGGAATGAAGCAGGAAAACGTTATCGAAGTGTTGAGTAGTGAGTTCAACCCTCCTTTGAGCTGCGGCATATCTGACAAACCAGGG GAGGTGATTGTGAACCCACGAAGCCTGAGACGTTGGTTTCTTGCCAATCCACTCTCCAGCCGTAACATTGAGACTTCATTGTTTTCCAATGCTGCCGAGACACCCACTCATAGAGATGTGGTGGCCTCTAATCGCGAGCAAGGTATGGTGATCCACGTAGGTGTCAGTAATGAACCCCAGGCTGTGTCAAAAGCTCCTGAAGTACTGCAGGCAGAGGTGGAAGAGGTAAAGAAAAAAGTGAGGAACACCATCTCTGGTCTGCTAACACGCTATCTCCGTGATAAAAGGATATCTAGTCGG GAGCACTTACGAACATATGGGCGGGAACTTGCTGACGAATATATGAGGAGCAACACTATTGAAGAAATCCAGAGAAACAAACGGGAGACGCGTGAACGTATTCAAAATTTCGTTGCAAGGCACTTTGATACCCCAGACGTTAGTGGTTGA